Genomic segment of Panicum virgatum strain AP13 chromosome 9N, P.virgatum_v5, whole genome shotgun sequence:
CAACCCATctccccgcgcccgcggcgaAATAAAATCCCCGACCCCGACGCGCCACCCGCAAATCTCGCTGCCTCCCCTCCCgtctcccgccgccgcacgctcgctcgccgccgcgcccgcccgaTCCATTCCGATGgctcccgcggccgccgcggggccctcgcctcgccggcggttcgccgcggccgtcgtcgcgctcgcgctcgccctggtcctcgcgccggcggccgcgaggcCCGACAAGGAGATGCGGGAGAAGTTCTACGGGACGCTCGTCACCAACGGCACGCACAACGCCACCGGGGATGGCAGCATCGCCGAGATGTTCGGCCGCGTGCTCGACAAGGAGTTCGCGGACAGCGACACGCCCGACGGTACGAATCTGGATCTGCGCTGCACTGGCCTCGCTCGCGAGGCATTTGGGTTTTTTAGGGAAAAGCTTCCTCGTCGCTCAGTACGAGCTGAGTAGGATAGCAATGGCTCGTCCACGAATTTCTCACGGTTTAATAAGCTGTACTAGCATTTGCTGTACCGTGTTACGTCCTGTGCTCCTGGTCTGATGAATTGCTACTGTATTAGCTACAACATTACATCCTGCACTTTCTGAATGATGATTTGCTCTTCTGCTCATTCTCTTGCAGCTCCTGACAAGAGTAGCTTCAACAACAGTGTATCAGATCATCAAGTAGGTGTGACTTCCCTCTTGCAAGCATGTTGTGAATTGTTCTCCGATAATGTTTTCCAAAGCTGCTGTATAACATTTACATCTAGTAAGATGggtccttttttaaaaaaagtgcaCAACAAGTGGTGAAGGAACCTCATGCACATAGCCTTAGATTGTCACCTAGAAGAACTGGTAATGAGTAATTTGAGTGAATAAACATGGCATGGTATTTTGGGAAAGCTGAGTCATAATAGTTTGATATGTAGCTGCATAGTTGCTTGGTGAATCAGTGACAAAAGTAAAGTGAAGTACCTCAGTGACCTGCTGGGATTGGTGAGACAGTGAACTAAAAGCAAAGAGAAGAGCTCTATTAGGGAATATTTCTTTTCAATAAGCATACACCTGCATAAATGATGCCCCTTGCTAATCACAAGACTTTTAGCTATCTTATCAAGATAGTTTGATGGCATTTGCTCCTATGTTTTATGGAAACAGATGTCATGTTAGTTAAAATGTAAATCTATGTTTTAATGCTTAtgaaagtcaaactttatatttTTTGTAAGCTTCCTGTTCTGCTGAAGTAACTTGTTGTATGTGAAATTTTCCCGGAAGTTATATCATTTGAGTTTATCTTTGCCTCTTGTGTTGTGTTCATATTACTAATCCCTTGCCATCTGGTTTACTCTAAATAGATAACTTTGGCATCGCTAGGACTGAAACAGGTCACCGTgtatcttctcttttttttcaaaagaaaatggaCATAAAAATCTTCAAAACATTTTTTTGGCTGCtagactcccccccccccccccccagtttTTAATATGGTTTGTTAGATAAACAAAAAAATAACTTTCTTTTTTTACTCAGGCTGTTTTGGAGACAGTAGCTGTCATTACacatgacaagaagaagaatgaTTCACAGCACACAAAGTATGGCCAGAATTTTTCAACATCACCTGTCAAAATTATTATTTCTGTAGCACCCTGCCATATCAAGTTTCTGACTTACGCTGCGGTTCTTGTGCAGTTCCCCAAAGCCTTTCCAAATAGGTGACATGTTTGGAGGTCAGGATGAGACCTCTGATGACTTGGAAACTGTGATAGATAAAGAGGTGTGCAAATTCACTTAATAACTCGTATACCTTTTTAACTACTTATGAAACACCTTGCGATTGGTTTGGTTATCACTAAACAAAGGCACTAACCTTGTGCAGGATAATGTTTTTGTGATGTCAAATCGTAAAACAAAGTATCCAACACTTCAATTAGATTTAAGGTCAGCTGCTTTCCCCCCGCCACTAAACCCCACATACCTTCACTTGTATGCATATGTAATCTGTTAAGGCCCCATAACCTGTTATTTCTCAATTGCAGATTGATTAAAGATCTGGTAGTTATAATTGTTTCAGCTACTGGTGGTGGTATCATATTCTCTTGTTTGGGGCAGCCGGTCAGTAATTGTGAGATATTATTATACTAAACTCAGTTTGACTAAACTACATGCATCCTCAGTAAGCATGGTTTATGTTATTCTTCCAGGTTATTGTTGGCTACCTACTTGCTGGTTCTCTAGTTGGACCTGGGGGTTTGAACTTTATCAGTGAAATGGTGCAGGTAACCCAATCATTGGCAGCTTGCAAAATGCAGTTCTGCCCCCCTTTTTTCTTACTTTCCTCGATTTTCTGATCAATGATATTTCTTTTACAGTTTCATTTAAGAAAAGTTTCTGTTAAATATGCCCACCAAAGGGTTGGTGTGGACATTTGAAAGAACATATTTTACGTACGCAAGGCTTACAATTAGGTTTATCTAAAATGTGGTCCAAACTTTATCTTTCTCTTAAATAATAGTCACCAGAAGATTAGTTCCATTTGGCCTCATTTAATTGAAGTTGCATACTTATCAAAATTATTGTGTTCAACTACAGGTGGAAACTTTTGCTCAGTTTGGTGTTGTGTTTCTTCTTTTTGCTCTTGGTCTCGAGTTTTCACTGACTAAGGTACCCAAAAAAATCTATGGATATTGTCTTCAAGCTAATATTTCTCTTCTCAAAGTAATTTTGACAAATATACATGTCAAATCGCTTCCTTACCATGTCTGTCCTTTCTATCAGTTGAAAGTGGTTGGTCCTGTTGCTGTACTTGGTGGTCTGCTTCAGATTGCACTGTTCATGTTCTTGTGTGGCCTCACTGCAGCGGTATATGCACCTACCCATCTTCAAATTACATTTCTTGCTTCTTCAATGCATGTTGCACTGTAATAGAAACACTGCTCACCTAAAAGTAATTTTGTAACTTTTCCAGTTGTGTGGTGCTAAATCATCCGAAGGGGTGTTCGTTGGTGCTTTCTTGTCTATGTCGTCTACTGCAGTGGTAAGTATGTTTGTTCAAGGTGCTATTTATTATAAATACTTATTAATTTCCCATTTATTATTGCAATTTGGTTGAGATGGGCATTTGAACTGGGCATCAAGGTAGGTGGTTTACATTTTGGGCATATTCCAATTAAACGGTCTGGCAAATTGACTTACGAGGATCTTTGATCTGTTACCATCCTCCCAGGTTTCCAAGTTTTTAGTTGAAAAAGGCAGTACAAACACGCTTCATGGTCAAGTAACAATTGGAACGCTTATACTTCAGGTGAAGACTCCCATCCAATTCTTTCATATGTTTTCTCTTCTGTGGTTATTATGATCTGGGAAAAAATCTAGAAAGTTGGAAACATATTTGTTGAAAACCAGTTAGTCCGATTAACTCACTAGTAAGGTAAACGTCCCTCTTATTTGGATATTAGATTGTTCTGTCTATCATGCTATAGAGCTTAAATAAAAGGTACATTGAGGGCAATCCTAATAAAACACATACATTTAAGACATGGCCAAGTTAACATTGGCTTAGTATTTAAGTGCTGAAAGAAATGGTACTTAATATTTCTTGGTAAGCTCCCTTGATGaaaagtactccctccatatctttttacatgtcgttaggacataaaattttagtttattttagtaCAATTATTTGGTCTGAAACATCATATAAAAAGATATGGAGGTAGTAGTTTCTATGTGCTAGTGTTGTATAACTGCTCTCCGTTAAGATCCAGTGGTGACATTTGTGTTTCGTTTACTCCAGGATTGTGCAGTTGGCCTGCTATTTGCTCTCCTTCCCGTTCTTGGAGGTGCTAGTGGCATTTTTGGAGGAGTGATGTCAATGGCGAAATTGTAAGAATATGAGGATACATATTTTtactaaaatcaaaatttccatGTCACAAAAATGTATGTTAAAACCCTTTTATGTCTTGAGTGACGTCGAACCTGAAATGTTTTGTATGTGCAGGTTGCTTGTGCTGTCCATATTTGTAGCTGTTACATATATGATGACATGGTCAATTGTTCCTAGATTCTTAAAATTGATGATTCAGTTATCTTCACAGGTTTGGCCAATTGAGCTGTTCCTCTTTTGTCCTGTCCGCCTTTACTCTTCATATATACTTAATGATGATTCTGACATCTGCATTTCTTTTTTACTCATATTCATTAAGTGTGTGCACATGAGGCAGGGTGGGTGTCTTTTTTTCTTATAttttcattctttttctcttgtggCGGTAGAGCCATAGAGGTAGTAACAGATAATGTTTTGCAATACCACTTTGCGCATGTACACCCTTTATGCTCAGCAAACActtagttttttttgtttatgagAATCTTTAAAAAGCTGGCTAAACATCATATATGTTCTTTATTGTTGGTGAGCATGTCCTGAACCGTAAACTGGATGCAGACTTGTTTGCGTTTTTACTCCATTTtgcaaataaaacaaaatagGGAGACCTtttctccaaaatatatgttcaCATAATGATAAGATATAATTAGTATTTTTCTGCTGAACATTCTCTGATGTTCCTGCATTGCCCCCCtcacttccttttttttttatatatgcaGACAAATGAACTCTACCAGTTGGCCTCTGTCGCTTTCTGCTTGCTGCTAGCCTGGGTAAttttttgtttcatttcttAAAGCATATTTTGGTCAGGCCCCATTTTGTCTTTACAGGTAGGCATATAAGTGCAATGTGACAAATGGCGGTAGTATAAAATTCTTGCTTGTGCACTGGTGACTGGTATAGCATAGAGTCTTTTTGCGAAGCATTATAGATGGATATGGTTTCTTCGCTTGGAGTATCAACTATTCTCATGTTGGCATCTTAACTTCGATAGTTGTTCATAGTTGTCAAGACAACTAAAACTCTAAAAGCGGGAATCGAATAATGACCCCAGCATTGTGAGAGCAACTTGTTAGTTTAATTTCCCCTGTATGAACAAATTGATTCATTATCCATGAGATAATGAATTGATTCGTAATGCTACTTTATTTTGAATCTGACATTGTGACATGAGGGGGGTAACTGGTAGTATAATGCTTtcgttttctttctttttttacccTCAGCTATTTCCAAGTCCCATCAGCATACATATAACTCCACATTATTCATGTTTATAACCTGATGTTGTGCCTTTGTATTTGCCAGTGCAGTGATTATTTCGGATTGAGTCTTGAATTGGGGTCATTTCTTGCTGGCGTTATGATATCCACCACAGATTTTGCTCATCATACTTTGGAGCAGGTGCTATTCTGCATTCAGTCAACTTTTCTGCAACTATCTGACTTTACTGGCAACCAACTGTTTACTCTCCATTTTTCTTCGTCGATTTAAGAGTTATAAAGAGTTAGACCCTTTGGAAGGAGTTTGTCTATAGGTTTACTTAGTTTGAGCTCATCTCATTTTGGCATATTCAATAATTGGATGTGGACGTTTCATTATAGTAGCTGAACTCTccctaactttttttttaaaggtGGAAGCCATTCGCAATTTATTTGCAGCACTCTTCCTTGCAAGCATTGGAATGCTCATACATGTTAAGTTCTTGTGGAATCATGTTGACATATTACTTGCAGCTGTTATACTGGTTATAATAGTAAAGAGTATAGTCGTAACTGTTGTCGTAAAGGCATTTGGGTACAGCATCAGAACAGCTTTTGTTGTAAGTATCTGTCCCTTAGTGGCTGTCCATCAGTATTTCTGCAATCTTCAAATGCATTCTCACTCTTTCTTTCTTGTCTGACCAAGGTTGGGCTATCCTTAGCTCAGATAGGAGAGTTTGCTTTTGTGCTTTTGAGCCGCGCCTCCCATCTTCATCTTGTTGGGGTGAATTACTCTCACTTCATTCATTTGTTTTCTTTCAGACATACTTCATTTTTAGAATAGCAACTCCAGGTTGTCACACGCGCATGATAAAATTCCGtaattttaaattattattttGCAGGGGAAAATGTATCTGCTATTACTGGGAACAACTGCCCTTAGCTTGGTAAATACCTTTTTGTCTGAATTATGGAGCTGTTAGGTATACATACTCACTTTATTTCATTGTTGCAGGTAACAACTCCTCTCATTTTCAAACTAATTCCTGTGGTAATGCACCTTGGCATCCTTATGCGTTGGTTCCCCACAGAAAACAGCATGCAAAATGAGGTATGCTTTATTACCTTTGCTGATTTTGCCCACTTGTGTTCAAAGCTCGAGTTAGTCAATAGACATTTATGGTTGTAGTAAAACATGTGTTCAAAGTTCATGTTCTAGAATCTAGATAGGATTTAGGTTTTTAAGAAACGTCCAAGATAAACTACTACCTGAGGTTTGACATTTGTGTTTATTGTTTTGTGAAGTACCTTGTCTTCCGTTTCCATGATTTTATACTTTATACTTGAATCtgaaaaataaaagttttataatTTATACCTGTTATTTCTGCCAATACATATATAGATCTAAAGTAGCAGAGTTAGTCCCCATAGGCTCAATCAGTCTTATATCCATGTTCTTTTTAATTCCATATCTGATCATATTTCAGCTTCCTTTACAGGAGAAAGCCGTCATGCTTGAAGCCCACAATAGATCGCTCTAACATTTTGCGTAGATACGGCATTCTTTCAACTGACAGTGATTTATTTGGGCGTTGACTCTTTGCACATGCCATGGTTGCATTGGAGAATCAACTACACAAATCCCTTTTGCGGGAGCACGAAGCGATGGCCAAAATTAACAGCTTGGCCAGCCACGGAGCAGTATAGCATTCTTTCGATTGAAATTTTGAGGTGTACATACTGTATATGTTGTCAAGGTAGCATACACTGGGGTTTGTCCATCGAGTAAGGCGCTGATGGGCCTTGGTTTTGTATATCATTCTTGCCAACTCAAATTAGGAAGGTAGAATAGGGATTTTGGTGCCTTGTGCTCAAATGTACCACTATTTTATTGGCAGAAGATGATGGCAAAGCTGTATTTTGTAGCGTGAATTTGCTCTGTTCTTGCCAATTGTCATGTCAATCGACACATGAACACATCCATCCATCGAATTGATCATTCTTGTCATTGATGGTTACTTTTTGCTCGTACTACCAATTGTTTGTTAGAGGACAGCTTGTGTTGGTGCCGTCCTTTGGCAAACCGGGCTGTCGTATCGATCGGACatggccggggggggggggggggggggggggttgcgaCTTGCAATAACTTTGATTCTGTTAATGCTGGCTCGTGATCCAAAGTGGGTGAGGCTATTAAGCCTGCACGATCTAGCTGGAGGAGAACTGGCATGAGGTAATGGCATTTGACGCTTAGTGGTTGCTTCAGAAGGGGGTGCTGCCCTAGCCGGACGCATATGCGCAGCGCGCGTGCCTGGCCTTTTTCCAGCTTTGGCCATAGTGCGTTCAGGAATCTAGATATGCGACAGACGCACGATCTCGAATTCTGTAGCAAGGTAGAATCTAgtcaagagttttttttttttgagtaaagGGTACGTTGCAGAGGGAAGACCAGAGAAACTCTGGTGCTACGGTGCTACATAGAACCATACAGATTGGGAGAGCTGATTGGCAGATCTAGCAATTACATGAGCTACTTCATTACAGCCTCTGTTTACATAAATAAAAGAGAGAACAGTAGAGGCACTTGCGGCTTTCTTGATATCTTGAGTGATAGTTCCCGTAAAGGATCGATCAATGGCTACTGATCGGAGCTTCTTAATCAAAGAGAGACAATCTGTCGCAATTATAACCTGCTTATATGGGAGCCCAAAAGCGAAGAGAATTGCCTGCCTGAAAGCAATTGCCTCCGCTAATTCAAGACTTGTGATCTTATCAATACCTTGTATGTACGCTGCTATAAATTCCTCTTTGTGGTTTCTGAACACAATGCCCAATCCCATCTGATTAGTTTTTGGAAACAATGTTGCATCTACATTCACCATAACCCATCCTACCGGTGGTGGTTTCCAATGTTTAGGCTTAAGAGAATCACACTGAGCGACAGGTTCATACATATATAGCAGCACCATATCCACATATGGCaacgtttttttttttcaactatacAGTGTGGATGCACTTCATTTTCACCATTTCGGGCAGCATTTCTAGCTTCCCAAATATGCCAGAAGGATATCACAAAGATAGTAGCCTCTCTATCTGAACAGTTAGCCAAAGTTTCAAAAAtccattgtcagggagatccaAAGGGTTTGGGCAATCTTTTGAAATCACATCTTTTCTTTAATTCCTTCCAAACTTCCATGACATGACAAGTGAGAAAGGCATACTCCACAGTTTCTTCTCTCCCACAATGACAACAAAGGTCATAAACTGGGATGTTTCTAGTTCTAAGCTTTTGTCCAGTTGGGAGGCAATTATGTGCAAATCGCCACAAAACAATTTTCATCTTGGGTGGAGCTTTGATACTCCATAAACGTTTCCATTCTTTTGCAGAGCACACCTGATCGGACGATTCTCCCTTGCCCGTAACACTAGCCTTTAGATGTACAGCCTCACTTTTGGCCATGATATATGCAGGTTTCACCATGTATATGCCCATTTTTTTTGTCAAAGGCCAGGACACATAATCAGGAATCTGATTGTGGCTCAAAGAAATATTTAGAATGCGCTTAGCAACAGCTGGCCTAAAAGCAGATACGTATGAGCTCCTCATTCCACTGCCTATTTGATTCATCAATTAGAGCATTCACCTTAAGTTCATCAGGTATTTGCACCATAGGATGAATTGGAATACAAGGCATACCAGGGATCCATTTATTCTTCATAATTCTGATTTCTTTTCCATTACCCACTCGCCAAAGGATGCCTTTTTCCAAAAGCCTTTTGCCAAACCTCAAGCTTCGCCATGTAAAAGAACACGACCTTGTGGGACCAGAATCTATGAAGGGACATTTTGGATAGTACCTCCCCTTAAGAACCTTTGCACACAAAGAATCAGGTTCTGTTATCAACCGCCAACATTGTCTTGCAAGCATTGCTTGATTGAAAATCTTCATATCTCTAAAACCCATTCCTCCCATGAATTTTGGAGTTGTCAACCAATCCCAAAATCGCCAATGCATTTTCTTTTTGCCTCCCTCAAAACCCCACCAATGGTTTGAAATTATTGCTCTCATCTTATCACATATGCCATTAGGAAGCTGAAAACAACTCATAATATAATTTTGTATGGACTGTGCCACAAATTGAAGCATAACTTCCTTTCCTGCTCTAGACAAAGGCCTATCACCCCATGCTTGGCTACATATTTCCTTCTGAAAAGTTACATAGAAAAGTTTGATATTTCAAAGACCAAACACAAGCTGGAATATCTCAGTTGGTTAGAGCGTATGGCTGTTAACCATAAGGTCGGAGGTTCAAGCCCTCCTTCTAGCGAATTCttacattattttttttaaatttcacCACATTACCACTGTTTTTAACTTAAACAGTCgcatgtttttttatttatttaacaAAACAgtcacatgatttttttttaaatttcacCACATTACCACTGTTTTTAACTTAAACAGTCGCATGTTTTTTTAATTTCTCCACATTACCACTGTTTTTAACCAAACAGTCGTATGTTCTTTTTTAATTTCACCACACAGCACCACTGTTCTTAACCAAACAGTCGCACGTTTTTTTAATTCCAATACATGTTGTTTGAGCTGCTATTTATGAAAGTTCACTAGTGTCGCATTCAATACCCGCTACCTCCATATCACATGAAAGAGTAATAATAATAAGATGTACAAACAACGGAACATGTCTTGTGGATTTGTATTACAAAGAAAAATCAGTGCTTCTCTTACACCGTTCACAAGTCACAACAGAGACCAAGATTTTCACGAGACGACAGTACAACACCAGTCACCGGACAGCTAGGCTTTCTACCCTCGAACGCACCACTTTGCCATGCCTCCTCCATTATGGTCTCACGTGCACGCTGTACCGTTTGGCCATGTGCAGCAACCCCGGGAGCCATTCGGCTAAGAACACACGATTAAAAACTTCTTGATGAGCTCCTGAAAAAACAGACAGATCAAGACCATGGACAAACCACTGTCAGTAACGAGAGCAGTTGTGGTGTCTGCATCATGCAACTTggacatttttttaaaaaaaaaagccttGGCGATGCCAATCAGGAGAAGCATCCGTGGGTTGCCTGTTGCCTCAACGGCAACGTACATGTAATGGTCCCATGCCCATCGCGATATGATATGAATTTGTCTAAATATGCTGCAGCGATGTGAtactttttgtattttttatctGATTAATGCGAACTAACTTTACAGGTTCGCAAGCTTGTTTCCGATTATTAAATGGAAGGGGTTTCAGGTTTAAACAAAGCTGAATGCGAAGAAGGGTAGAGAAGATTACCACTGAGAGGCTCTTCTTGCCGACATCAACTGGCAGCCCTTGTCCGCACCTGAGTCTCCGGCTGAGCACCATAAGCTCCTCCAGGGTCGTCACCGCGCTCCTCGGAGGGCTCCAAGGATTGGTCAGCTGATCCTCGTCGTTGGCCACCTCCCAGCTCTTCTCTGAAGGTGCCCGGGGAAACTGAAACTCCTGTTCCTGGGCTGAAGTATCACCACTGGAGTGGCTGTAATCTTCCGACTCTGAAAACGAGAACCAAGCGTCACGACGGCCGGAGGAGCCATCTGcccaagctgctgctgctgccccagAAGTGTCGTTGTTGTCTGGAAAACCAAATGCTTCCAGATCAAAACCAAGCGAGTATTCCTCCTCGCTCTCGACCACAAAAGGGTTCAGTGACTGGGAAGATGCTGAAAAGACACCATGGTCAGGGAGCACATGAAAGTGAGATGCTTCTTGTATAGGCTTCCCAGGCTTTTCTTCCCACTGGAATGGCACGCTCACAATAAGCTTGGTCGGGGGCGGGGATGGGCATGGACTCACTGCTGGCACTGGCTTGGCAATGACCCAGTCCCTTTTGGGCGCACCAGGTTTCATCTCCCAGAGAAATGGGACTGAAATCTGCTGCTTCACACGTTCCCGAGGGTTGAATTCAGCCAGTTCAAGCTCCATTTTGAAGTACTTGGTTTGGG
This window contains:
- the LOC120689404 gene encoding uncharacterized protein LOC120689404, which codes for MELELAEFNPRERVKQQISVPFLWEMKPGAPKRDWVIAKPVPAVSPCPSPPPTKLIVSVPFQWEEKPGKPIQEASHFHVLPDHGVFSASSQSLNPFVVESEEEYSLGFDLEAFGFPDNNDTSGAAAAAWADGSSGRRDAWFSFSESEDYSHSSGDTSAQEQEFQFPRAPSEKSWEVANDEDQLTNPWSPPRSAVTTLEELMVLSRRLRCGQGLPVDVGKKSLSVELIKKFLIVCS
- the LOC120691887 gene encoding K(+) efflux antiporter 5-like isoform X2, whose protein sequence is MAPAAAAGPSPRRRFAAAVVALALALVLAPAAARPDKEMREKFYGTLVTNGTHNATGDGSIAEMFGRVLDKEFADSDTPDAPDKSSFNNSVSDHQAVLETVAVITHDKKKNDSQHTNSPKPFQIGDMFGGQDETSDDLETVIDKEDNVFVMSNRKTKYPTLQLDLRLIKDLVVIIVSATGGGIIFSCLGQPVIVGYLLAGSLVGPGGLNFISEMVQVETFAQFGVVFLLFALGLEFSLTKLKVVGPVAVLGGLLQIALFMFLCGLTAALCGAKSSEGVFVGAFLSMSSTAVVSKFLVEKGSTNTLHGQVTIGTLILQDCAVGLLFALLPVLGGASGIFGGVMSMAKLLLVLSIFVAVTYMMTWSIVPRFLKLMIQLSSQTNELYQLASVAFCLLLAWCSDYFGLSLELGSFLAGVMISTTDFAHHTLEQVEAIRNLFAALFLASIGMLIHVKFLWNHVDILLAAVILVIIVKSIVVTVVVKAFGYSIRTAFVVGLSLAQIGEFAFVLLSRASHLHLVGGKMYLLLLGTTALSLVTTPLIFKLIPVVMHLGILMRWFPTENSMQNEEKAVMLEAHNRSL
- the LOC120691887 gene encoding K(+) efflux antiporter 5-like isoform X1, which gives rise to MAPAAAAGPSPRRRFAAAVVALALALVLAPAAARPDKEMREKFYGTLVTNGTHNATGDGSIAEMFGRVLDKEFADSDTPDAPDKSSFNNSVSDHQAVLETVAVITHDKKKNDSQHTNSPKPFQIGDMFGGQDETSDDLETVIDKEDNVFVMSNRKTKYPTLQLDLRLIKDLVVIIVSATGGGIIFSCLGQPVIVGYLLAGSLVGPGGLNFISEMVQVETFAQFGVVFLLFALGLEFSLTKLKVVGPVAVLGGLLQIALFMFLCGLTAALCGAKSSEGVFVGAFLSMSSTAVVSKFLVEKGSTNTLHGQVTIGTLILQDCAVGLLFALLPVLGGASGIFGGVMSMAKLLLVLSIFVAVTYMMTWSIVPRFLKLMIQLSSQTNELYQLASVAFCLLLAWCSDYFGLSLELGSFLAGVMISTTDFAHHTLEQVEAIRNLFAALFLASIGMLIHVKFLWNHVDILLAAVILVIIVKSIVVTVVVKAFGYSIRTAFVVGLSLAQIGEFAFVLLSRASHLHLVGGKMYLLLLGTTALSLVTTPLIFKLIPVVMHLGILMRWFPTENSMQNELPLQEKAVMLEAHNRSL